Below is a window of Molothrus aeneus isolate 106 chromosome 14, BPBGC_Maene_1.0, whole genome shotgun sequence DNA.
CATAGTAATAATATGTGAATGGGCATGAGGTAGAAATGATCCTGtcttcctctttcctgtttGGTTAAATTTCAAAGTGAATTTTTGTAGTGACAGAACAATGCAGATACCTCACTGCTTTGTAGGAAGTGGTTTCTGCCCCAAAGTAGCTGGCTGTAGAAGTACCACTGAACTGATAAACATGTTCAGTAACATCATGATGTATTCTAGAGCTCTTCCTATTCCCTAATCTTGTAATTGTACAGCTTTAGCTTAAATATCTTAGGCTTGTCTGCAAGGACAAAACCTGGATTAAATGTGATGGGATTGTACTGTTTGTCTTCTGCGGTTTTGCTGATGCACCTTTTAACATCAGCTGCTGAACTCCAGCACTTACTGGCTCACTAGCAAGAGCTGTAACTTTGCTCCCATTGCTCAGCTGCCAGTGATggattaaaagaagagctcaaGGATGGGCTCTGTGTGTCAGAGATGCTGCTTATCCCATAGGCTTTATCACTTCCCAGGTCCCTTGGAATGTTGCTTTCCTGGGGATGGagagcacaggcactgcagcagtgatagctgcttgttttcctcctttgaCCCTTGTCTGTATTGGTCTGGAGAGCAGCCAGTAAACCACAGCAGTGCTTTGCACTGGATGTCTTCTACACAGAAAGATTAATCTGTTGTCTGGTGAAAATTCTTAGTTACTTGTTGCTGTGGATGGCTTTGAAATTGTCTCTTCAATCTTTTGCCTctcaaacttcctttttttgggtgaaaaaaaaaaagcattaaaaaccCCTCCCTTTTCTAGGTAGCTTGAATCATTGAGTGTCCAATCTCCTTAAAGGTGATTTCTGTCCCATTAAGGGCCATGAAGACAGGTTAAAGAAAATGTCACATGAGAAACTTCAGTAGCTATcacttcaaaatttaaaaacatgtgGTTAACCTTCCAAAGATGCTTTTCCTCATTATTGTGAGCTTTTGGGGTCAAAACTAAGCTTGTAATAGAAATGTGCACTTATCTATGAGTTAAAATGATAACAATAAGCATCTCTCTACACACTTGAATTCCTGATGCTGTATTTATGTTCAGCATTAAGTcttatacattttctttttaattcttaagGTTCTTTCAGATTTCATTAAGAGCCAGATCTCCTGAGATTCTGATTTTGTGTGCCCTGGCTTGTCTTGCCTTGCTTTTCTATCTCCATGGCCACCAAGGTGTTGTGCAGCTTGAAACCTTGGTGATGCTTAGCAGCTTCCTCCTTGTTTACCTGCTGCAGTGAATTAGTGGTTTTGTAGAATACCAGTTTGGTTTTGTGGAGTACCAATTTGTCAGACTTCTTTCATGTTTACTTAAGCTTACAGCACAAGCTGATCAAACCCCTCTTGAATTTTGAGTGACTCCATCTGAGTTGAGCTGTGTTTGGAATAAAGGTGGTTGGTGTCTCATGGCCTGCAAACTAAGCTTTTTGAGGAGGGAAAGCGTAAGAAATCTTTAGCTACTACTAGGTCCTATCTAGTAGTGTTTAGACACATATAAAATAGCTCTGTAACACCTAATCCACTAGGTGAAAGCACTGAAACCAAAACTCACTATGGTAGTTTTATGGTAGAAAGCAGCAAGTCTCAGGACAGTGGCTGGTTGCCCCAGCAAACCCCAGAACTcttgtccctgtgctgaaggCTTGTGGTTGAGCAGTATGAAAATGTGTCTCAAATTTCACAGGAACCTGTGGAAACTTTGATTTTTAGAAAAGCAGTAGTTCCAACCAAAAATGGACTGCTTGTTGCTAAAGATGTCAATGGCAAACTGTAGTAAGTACAAAAACTTGAAGATCCTGTAGTTTAGTACTCTGGCATTTTAGCACTTTGGAAGGGAAAACTAGAAGTGCATCCACCAGCTAAATGGAGGGGAAACATTTGGACATTTGTGGCTGTAAATGGAGCCTAACCTGGGTACTAAGTTAGGGTACCTGGAAGCCCCCATTCTAGGTTGTTTTTGACTGGTACATGAAACTGCAGGTGTGGCACCAGTTCAGAGCTCCTCCAGCAATAAGTTAGCTGGCAGTTTTCCCTCAGATATGCTTGACATGCCTGTTGTAGAAAGGGAGAGAGACCTACCTCATCTTTAACTAGGGCAACATTCAAGGCACTTGTCCCATGATATAGCCTGAGATGATTTGGCCTTTGATGCAGGAACATGATCCAAGTGCTACGCCTTTTCCTCTGCTTGCATGCTTTGCTCTTGCCTGTGTGTAAATACTGCTTTCATCAGAATCTGTACTTGTTTGCCAGTGTGGTGTTGTGTTTCCTGGGCTGAGAATGACAGCCATTTTCAGTCATCATCTTGATGCTGAAGTGTACATTTAAGAGGCTGCTTATGGCTCCCTCTTCAGCTGTGGAGCAGCACCCAACAGCAGGAACATAGTTCAGAGGGAGCTGGGTGAGTGCTGAGGGGAAGGACAGGAATTGTCATACAGACCTAGAAAACATGGAGTAAGAAGGAATGAGAGAAAAGGCTACCTGAAAGatcttctgtttcttctctgAACATAAGTAAAAAACCCCTACTAATGTGTGCTTAGACTTTGTGCAGAGGATGAAGTGAGTCACCAGAAAAGCACCTTTTTCCCTACATCAGTGTGGCTTACTGAATAGAATTTTAAGCTAAAAGTAGTACTCAATTAAAGTTTTGTAGTAGCTGGTCAAGGTACCATGGGACAGCTGGATTTTAGGGCTGCATCCAATCTGTTGCCCATTGTAAACTGAGCTTTACCCAGCAGGCTAAACAAGACCCAGGGACTGACTTAATGCTCCCCCTGGAATGAAGAAAAGATGCTGCTCTCCAAATGAGAGTGTAGATTTTAGGTATTTAAGTATTGTGGTCTGTGTTAAACAGACTGTCTATTCTCCCATCCTTTGTGCCAGCCCTTCTCCATCCCTAGCCACTGCCAGTAGCTGTTTGCTTTTTGGAACATCTCACAGTTCATTAGGGCTCTGAATGCTGTACACCCCCAGACATAATtatgctgctgccagccagatTCCTTGCAGCTGTAGAAAgctgtttcttcttcatgcttttcTCCTTGCTAAATGGAACTAAATAGCCTGCTAAagctgaggagggaggaggacTATCCTCCCTGCCTTAGTTCAGTGGCAGCTTGGGACTGTGATGgtgagtgctgtgctgtgtcccctcttCTCTGCCCCCAGCTCGTTCTTGTCTCTGCCATTGCTGTGCAGGCTTCTGCTGTGGAATAAAAGTCCTTTTGTGTGGGACCACAGTGTGGAGCCTTTCAGCTCCTTGCTGGCAGCCCAGCCTGTTCAATTCCCAGGCCTAAGCTGCTGTCAAGtgaaagagaggaaagcagaCCCATGCAGTCGAGTGAGGAGCTTCCATCCCATTCATATGTTAATGCTTCCAAGAACAGAGCTCTAGGACAGCCTTTCTTCCCCTCCTTGAACCATCTGCTTCCAATCACAGAATGtgctggcttggaagggacccacaaagatcactgagtccaactcttggccctgcacaggaccatcctcaagaatcacaccatgtgcccgacagcattgtccaaatgtttCTTAAACTGTCaagcttggtgctgtgaccactccCCTGGGGAGCCAGTTCAGGGCCCAGCCACCTTCAGGGTGAAGAATCTTTTTTTCTggtatccaacctaagccttcTCTGACAATTTCAGGCCATTCCCCTGGGTTTGGTCACTGGTCACAAAGGGAAgtgatcagtgcctgcccctcctcttcccctcatgaggaagttgtagaTTGTGATGAGGTCCCCTTtcagtcttctccaggctgaatggaccaagtgccctcagctgctcctcataaagCTTCCCCACAAAGCCCTTCATCTTCATTGCCCCCTTTAGACCCTctctaatattttaatattagagATTGATATCTTTCTTATATTGAAGTGACCAAAACTTCATGTATATAGCAAACCCTGCTTCTTCTCCAAAAGCCTCATCAGCTGTGTGATGCACAAATGATCTGCATCCCCCTGAATCTGCAGGGGCTCTAGCCCAGCTCTCCTGTTCATGTTCAAGCAAGGACAGGCTGAATAATTTCAGGAACCCCAGTGGGATGATGTACATGGACTACATGCCCTAGTGTAGgttttgtctctgtgtgtgccatCAATGGCATGCCTCTGCTGAAAACTGCATTTGGTTTTTCTGAAAGGAACAAAGGCCCTAATGCTCTTTTGAAAGGCCAGATAAAATGTCTGATCCAAGCCCTAAACAATCTAATTAGTGATGTGCTTGTGGGGAACCTATGTCTTTGGTGTTGTATCTTGCCAAAGTAGAGACCACATCAGAAGGGAACAGAGTGCACCTTTGGGCAGTACAAAATTATATTAACTGACCTGGCAGCTGGTTTTCACAGGGCAAGTCTCAGTCTCTGCACCAATGTTAGCCCCTTGCTGCACCCTGTGGCATGTCCCAGGCTTTTCAGGGCACAAAGGGGGATGTCTTGATAGCAATCAGGCTTTGGAGAAACTTCCCCCTCCTTTTAACCAACAGTGGCCCTGTACTGCAGTAGTCTTGCTGCCCCACCATGAAGCTCTTGTCTCTTGTCACAACATGTCTGTAAAGCCTTCTTAATTCCTATTTACATGCCTGGTGTGCTAGGGAAGTAACTACAGAGAGAGCTCACATAGTGGTGTAGTTAATGTCTGTGGTGGCtttgtgctggcacaggggatAGCATATGGATTTAGCCTCTGCACTTCCTCTGAATGGTGCTGCTCAGTAAAGAGCTGTATGAAAGCCCTGTCTATAGCTATGAGTGGAGTAGAAACAAATCTTAAAGTAGCACATGACTTGCCCAGGAATAGTACATTTGCATGATAAGTGTGGGATATACCTGAAAATGGAGCTGTGTTCCTCATTCCTGGAAGTTACTAGACCTGTCAGAGCTGCTGCGTTGTTTTGGCTGTACATGTTGGCTTATAagtagctgaaaaaaaataatgtccCAGCTATTGTTTATAAATAGCAACAAGCCTTAAAAAGCTGAAGGAGAACAAAGAATATCACACCCATCCACTTAAGACCTCTTAGATGCTCAGTCATCTTTCTGtgcactgcagcaggagaagcaggtgGTCAGGGCACTGTCTGAACTTACCTCTAACATGTTCTCAGCCACTGCTGAGTTCAGTCCATCTGGGAATCTTGCTAATAATCGCCTTTCTTTCAGGTTGTCAAGACAATTGGTTTGCGAGAGGTCTGGTTTTTTGGACTTCAGTATCAAGACACCAAGGGTTTCTCAACATGGCTAAAATTGAACAAAAAGGTATGTTTGCTCCAAAATTTTGCTTGTCCTTGTTCCCTTCTGAGAGTGCAGGGGCAAATTCAGTCTCCATACTTCTGTCAGGGATCTGTTCTTGCCTACCCATGCACTTCAAGTACTGTAAGATCAGTGATTGGTGCTTTGATGTCCACACACTCCCTCCCCAGGGTATGAGGAGTTGTGGTGTCTGACCTGGTCCTGCATCTAGCTCTGTTAACCAGGCCAGATTTGTTACCCTTCCTGGTAAAATGCTGATGATGTGCTCAAGTGAGCATCTTGGTTGAGGAGCAACCTGGAAAGTAACTTAACTACCACTGGCCATAAATACTGGCTTGGTAAGTCCAGTGGGGAGAAGTGATGAGGTATTTAGCAGTAAGTAATTGAAAATCCTTGCTTTTCTGCATACTCTTTTCTGCATTggaaaggagaatttttttcctagtgcacgcttgttttcctgtttgtaaATTGCTCCCTTTCACTTGTATATAGACTATAAAATCTGCTAACTCTGTTGCAGGTAACAGCACAGGATGTACGTAAAGAAACCCCCCTGCTTTTCAAATTCCGTGCCAAGTTCTACCCAGAAGATGTGGCAGAAGAGCTGATCCAGGACATCACACAGCGCCTGTTCTTCCTGCAAGTGAAGGAGGCAATTCTGAACGATGACATTTACTGTCCCCCAGAAACAGCTGTCCTGCTGGCTTCCTACGCCGTCCAGTCCAAGTACGGAGACTTCAACAAAGACGTGCACAAGTCTGGCTACCTTGCTAGTGATAAACTGCTCCCACAAAGGCAAGTGAACCTGCATAGTCTTAGTCATTCTCTTTCTTAAAGGGtttgtgatttttaaatatttttttaaatggcgGGGATGTTTTGATTGCAATACTCAGAATAAAGTATAGCCTTGTGCTACTTTGGGCATTTAGATTAGTATTCAATTAGTAAAGAGCTTTAACCTTAAACTTCCTATTACTATTCTGAAACTCTAATCAGAAGTAGTGAGAAAAGCTCCAAAACAAAATACActacaaaaaaaagaaactgaataaAATTTGTCCTCTATTAGAAGTCTGAATACTGACCATTGACTCTATCTATTTTAATGAAGCTGTATttcttggaatatttttgtGGGTGAACTCTGATGCCAGTGGAGTATTTAATGAAGCATTATTATAGAGTGATGtgattgtgtgtgtgcatatatgtaGTGCTTGGTTTGAAACATCCCATGTATGCTCTTTCTAGGGTTTTGGAGCAGCACAAGCTTAACAAGGACCAGTGGGAGGAGAGGATCCAGGTGTGGCATGAGGAACATCGAGGAATGATTAGGTAACTGATGCAGTGTGAAACTGCTGTATTTCAAGTAGTGTCAGTGTGTAATGtacaaatacataaaaaaaaataaaatctgtgacTTGCTTCAGGATAAGTTAGCATTCTTCAGGTTATTTTGCTCAGAGTAACTAGTTTACATGCCTCTGCTGGTCCACATCAGCTGGCTGTTCTTAGTAAAACATGACTGAGTTTGCAGAGTTTGTAATTATCTACTAGAGTGATGCTTAGAACCTTTGCCAGCTTgttgctgctctgtgcacatGGGAAGTTAGAACCTTCTTGCTTTAATGGCTTAAAGACTCAAAAGAgaataacttttctttttacatgCTGCAGAGAAGATGCTGTCTTGGAGTACCTGAAAATTGCACAGGATCTGGAAATGTACGGTGTGAACTACTTCAGCATTAAGAACAAGaaaggctctgagctctggctaGGTGTAGATGCTCTTGGACTCAACATTTATGAGCAGAATGATAGGTAATTAACCCCTCTCTCTTCATTGTTGCCTTCAGCTCCTTTCcaatataaagtcatttaaaatCAATCTCTCCTGGAATTCAAATCTTTAACTAAACTCCACCATTTCTATATCATTCTTGGCTGTGTTTTTGACATTGCCAGAATAATCCATAAAATGTGATTCTTTGGACCAACAAATACAAGAAATTGGCAAATCTTTTCAAGATAGTTTCACTTTATCCCTAGTCTTCCTGCTATAGATGCATTCTCCAgttctgattttaatttaaaaaacaaaaaaaaaagtgggattGAAAAACTGCTTcttatatttctgtttcatctGTGTGACTAATTTTGTCTGCTGATTTCAACTACCATAAGAGCACTGAAATATGAGGGTGGATTTGGTATAATTTTAAGCTTTATATTCTAAGTCAAGAATTTGAAATGACTTTGGGAtctcttatttctttttgcttcccATTTTTACAGGCTAACACCGAAAATTGGATTCCCCTGGAGTGAGATCAGAAATATCTCATTCAATGACAAGAAATTTGTTATTAAGCCTATTGACAAGAAGGCACCAGTAAGAAGCAAGATTCATATTAAGCTATTAAATTTTCAACTTCTTAGCTGAATGATttctgtgggtttggttttgggggctttttggggttttctgcaCTGAATCTTCTCATCAATAGCATGAACGCTGATGTAAGCAGGGAAACCTGTTCAGGGCAGTCAAGTGAtagttaagatttttttttctggctaagAGGGTAGAAATTTAGTATAAGCTTAAGCTTTTAACATCAGTGGCAGGGAGTAGCTCTTTGCTTAGGGTTTCTGATTCTCTTAAGACTGTTCAGATTCTCTGATAATACAGTTAGGGATCTGAGGTACCTCTGTTAGCGTGAATGCTTCCTTTGCACCCTGTTGACTTTAATAGTGTGTGGGATGATCTTTTGCAGGTTTTCACCTTAATTAAAGCAGAAGCTTTAAGTCATTTTGTAGAGTAGGGTAGGCTGGAagttttttccttgcaaatttATATTGAATGTAATTGTTTTAATCTTTAACACCTTATAATTTCCAGTGCTAGCCAGTACCTTCTGTTCTTCTGGTCATTCTTGTTCCATTGCTGCTTGAAAGCATTTCCCTGTTGCTCCTTTTGAACAGAACAAAGTTGATTGTAACATTTAACACCCCCTCTGGCATAAGCCAAGACATTACATTCTAAGTGGCTGGCCAGGCTATTATACAGATTATTGAACTGGAAAGGGAGGTGGGAGAAGCCAGGAATTCGGTGTGCCTGGTAAAGCAGCCCTGCTGGTGTTTGTAAAGAAATGGTGATGCAAGATGCTGTGTGCTTGGTGCTAGGGGTGTGTTACAGTGAAACCCAGACACATTgggtgctcctgccctgggtgtgCTTGTCAGGTTGAAATCCATTCCAGAAATAAGTGTCTATCTGCCACCACCAATGAAATAGACATTATTAAGAAAAGCTGGCTGGCAACTCTAAAATGCTTGGGGTCTTAGGAGCATAGTGCATAGCACAAGGGGCTTCTTATGCTGAAAGAGCAAATCTAATGCTGCCTTTTTCTTGCCCCAAGGACTTTGTATTCTATGCCCCTCGGTTACGGATTAACAAGCGAATCCTGGCGCTTTGCATGGGGAACCACGAGCTCTACATGCGCAGACGTAAACCAGACACCATTGAGGTGCAGCAGATGAAGGCACAGGCTCGGGAAGAGAAACACCAGAAACAGATGGAGAGGTCGGTAgggctctgagtaacctggGTGTGACTGATCACTGCATGAGTAGCATCATGTGCTAGATAAATGGCTGGCAGCACCTTAATCTGCTTGAGCCAAAATAAAGCAGGTTGCTTTCTGCTTCAGTAGGTCTGATGGGTTGATAGTAATGGTACTCACCACAAATGTGACTTCCCATTACTTTCTTGGACTTATGAACTTGTCATTGAGATGAATGCCAGCAGAGTTTTATATTTTTGCACTTCTATAAAGGGAGTAAAGCTCATTATCTGAGTGCTGTAGGGCACATCTTGTGTGTGCTGTTTTTGTGTGGTTACTAGGAAGTGCTCCAAGTTGGTTTGAAATTACATTGTGACTTCCTTCCATCAGAGCCCTGCTggagaatgagaagaagaagagggagttggcagaaaaggagaaggagaagattGAGCGAGAGAAGGAGGAGCTGATGGAGAGACTCAAGCAAATTGAGGAGCAAACCAAGAAAGCTCAGCAAGGTAATAGgaaatttttcagtgttttctttgaTGATGAATAGTCTGAGTGAGAAGGGTTCAAATAGTAAAGCTATGAGCATCTCTGAGTAATTTATCTCTCCAGTGTTGTGTGCTAACTGGTGTTAGGGCCCTGGTTTAGCCTCCTGAAGCCAAATGTAAGCCCTCCATATGCAGTTGCTGAAAAAATATATGCATTAAAGAAATGGGTAACAGCCAAGATTTCTCTCTTGGCAGCAGAAGTACCTTGCCATTGTTCCTGTGCTGGCTGGAAGCTTTATCCCAGCATATCTGTAGAGGAAGGAGTCAGAGTGTAGCAGGGGTCACACCAGCCATTGCTGTGGTGATTTACTATCTAATTGCTTGGCTAGAGTTAGTGTGGTGTTGCCCAAGCAAAATGCTGCAGGCTTCTCTGCCCTTAAGTATGTAATTTTGGGCTGGGTGCTTCCCCACAAATCCATTGGGGGTGGGCTTAATTTTTAGTCTTACAGCTCCAGGTAAAATGTAAAGGAAAGAACAGGGAACGGTTGCTTGCATCCCTCCTTTACCTGTCCCTCTGAAGGAAGACCCTTACCCAGACAGACTTTCCTCTTCTACTGCCATTCTTTACTTGATCTGACTTGAAATGTGCTCCCCTATTTTCAGAATTGGAAGAACAGACCCgcagagctctggagctggaacaggagagaaaacgagctcaggaggaagcagagaaaCTGGCTAAGGAACGTAGAGAAGCAGAAGAGGCCAAGGAGGCCCTATTGAGAGCATCCCATGATCAACAAAAGACCCAGGAACAGTTGGTAAGTTAGTGAACTGACAATCAAGTAGGGAAAATAGTGAAAGGGGAAGCATCTAAACTTTTGAAGCAAACCAGGCTATGAATATAGTGAGGAAGCACTATATTCATAGGTTCTTCAAATTTTATCCTCAAGTAGATGAACATATGTGTAAATATATTTGTGCAGTAGATTTGTattgctttttgccttttttttttgtatgtgatAATGATAAAGTGTTGCTTTCCCTGGTTTAGATTCAAAGAACTAAGTTTTGTAGCTCTGTtttggggagaaggaaaaagaaccaactcaacaaccaaacaaaaccccaactcACAATGAAACGCAAAGTTTTTTTGgcctcctttcctctttcatcaTGGAGGTATTGGTGGAACTGAAGTTAACAGGAAGGCTTTCTTCTCACTGAAAAGATGTGTTTTCACTCAGGACTTGAACTAAATGCTTGATTTAGCAAGTaccttgggttttgtttccattAAAAGCCTTtcttctgcaggctgctgaGATGGCAGAACTCACAGCTAGGAtcacacagctggagctggccaGGCAGAAGAAGGAGAGCGAGGCGCAGGAGTGGCAGTATAAGGTAAAGCAGAATCTGAGCAAATGGCATCCTTTCTATGGAGTTGGTCTTTGTTCTGGGTTGTAACCTAAACTACTGCACTAGATTCCATGCTAAACTCAATTCTTGCAAGATTGAGGCTGTTGTAAATACACAGCTTTGGAACTGGTAACTTATTCTAACTCCATGTAGCAATTTTTGACTAATTAGACCCGTAGCCCATTTTCCATTAACAGTAACCATTCTTCAAATCTCTGAAGTGTTACCCAGCAGAAAATTTTGCAAATGATGGTAGCTGAGTAGCTTTGGAATACACCCCTTCAGGAGGTGCAAGGTTTCCTTGTAACAAGCACCAAGTGGTGCTTCTGTGAGAAGTCTCAGGCACTCAGGATTATTCTGACTGACTCACTGTGGCATATCCTACTGCAGGCACAGAGGGTGCAGGAGGACCTAGAGAAGACCAAAGAGGAGTTGAAGACTGCCATGAGCACCCCTCATGTCACTGAACCCATGCACTCTGAGAACGAGCATGATGATGAGCAGGATGAGAATGCAGCAGAGGCCAGTGCTGAGCTGAGGTCGGAGGCCACCATCAAGGACCGCAGCGAGGAGGAGCGCACCACTGAGGCAGAGAAGAATGAGAGGGTCCAGAAACACTTGAAGGTAAGAAGCTGGCAGCAGAATGTGTGTGTAGGGGTGCTGCTTCTACTTTTCTCAACATTTCTTGCAGCTGGAAGGTATtactgttatttaaaaaatgaggggagacacagggaagggagatGATCATAATCTTGCCAGGTAGCTGCTTAACCATTGAGCAGAGAGGCAGATCTGGTCTCCTGCCACTTGAATTTCATTTTACTGGAAgcagtgaaatattttgaagcaaTGCCAACAAGTAGTGTCTGTCAGATGTAGTGTGCTGTCTGTGAGTATTGCCAACCACCTGACAGCTGTTCATAGCCCTGGCTGCAAGGAATTGAAGAACTTTGTCTGATTCCTATCCAGCAGCTGTCTCTCACTGTCAAGTCTGGGTTGCATTGCAAAACTCTGCATTGCAAAACCCTGGAGTAGCCCACTAGGGCTCAGCACAGAGACAGCACTACTGCACCCTCGTCTTGTGAGGAACTCCAGTGTTCTGGTGTTAAATTCCAAGCAT
It encodes the following:
- the MSN gene encoding moesin; the encoded protein is MPKTISVRVTTMDAELEFAIQPNTTGKQLFDQVVKTIGLREVWFFGLQYQDTKGFSTWLKLNKKVTAQDVRKETPLLFKFRAKFYPEDVAEELIQDITQRLFFLQVKEAILNDDIYCPPETAVLLASYAVQSKYGDFNKDVHKSGYLASDKLLPQRVLEQHKLNKDQWEERIQVWHEEHRGMIREDAVLEYLKIAQDLEMYGVNYFSIKNKKGSELWLGVDALGLNIYEQNDRLTPKIGFPWSEIRNISFNDKKFVIKPIDKKAPDFVFYAPRLRINKRILALCMGNHELYMRRRKPDTIEVQQMKAQAREEKHQKQMERALLENEKKKRELAEKEKEKIEREKEELMERLKQIEEQTKKAQQELEEQTRRALELEQERKRAQEEAEKLAKERREAEEAKEALLRASHDQQKTQEQLAAEMAELTARITQLELARQKKESEAQEWQYKAQRVQEDLEKTKEELKTAMSTPHVTEPMHSENEHDDEQDENAAEASAELRSEATIKDRSEEERTTEAEKNERVQKHLKALSSELANARDETKKTANDMIHAENMRLGRDKYKTLRQIRQGNTKQRIDEFESM